A genomic window from Tolypothrix sp. PCC 7910 includes:
- a CDS encoding peptidase domain-containing ABC transporter has translation MAQYISESLSVQQLCSVLGDSLSSEDLQHCLQQVKYLTPKVGKFWQGTDVEPGIYIVLAGKVRLLDDAGELIATLEVGQSFGEFTLFREAGFQAYAARASVNLHLAFLNGEVLSPLIGKFPQIYAHLLTQAQARNSLFVKSDNETPSPQLVEQPSVTSSSPPPASNSQNKISKAYFPNPTQRVGHLWQRVTKSYPYFAQQSASDCGAACLVMIFRYWGKRFSVNFVRDIANVDRNGASLRGLSIAAESIGFNTRPVKASLDQLAKQKLPAIAHWEGKHYIVVYEITNKDVIVADPAIGQRTLTHREFKADWTGYALLLQPTALLKDTEESTTPFWQFFELIKPHSLVLLEVFLASLFIQIFGLITPLFTQFILDRVVVQRSELTLTAVGLGLLIFSLFRVALTGLRQYLLDHTANKLDVALIVGFIRHTLQLPLSFFETRYVGDIISRVQENRKIQRFLSGEALSILLDLLTVFIYVGLMFWYSWQMALLALLIIPPFFLLALVATPFLKKISREIFSAYSQESSYLIEAISGVRTVKSTAVEQTVRWHWEELLHKAIKTGFAGQVISNRLQIFSNAIQAIVTTAMLWFGAHLVIQNQLTIGQLVAFNMLLNTIIAPFQRLTVLWNQLQEVVIAMERINDVLDAEPEENLQKQIKQNLPAIKGDIRFENVTFRYHSESDTNVIENLSFHIKPGQMVALVGRSGSGKTTISKLVLGLYPPSDGKILIDGCDITTISLRSLRQQVGVVDQDTFLFGGTIRDNISLGHPGAKLEEIIAAATQAGTDEFIKKLPMGYETQTGEGGGMLSGGQRQRIAIARALLGNPRLLILDEATSHLDTESERIIQKNFNRILKGRTTLVIAHRLSTVRNADLILVLDKGVLIESGTHQELMSKRGHYFYLNQQQLDASA, from the coding sequence ATGGCGCAATATATATCAGAGTCGCTGTCTGTGCAGCAACTATGCAGTGTTTTGGGTGATTCCCTCTCCTCAGAAGACTTACAGCACTGCCTTCAACAAGTTAAATATCTTACTCCCAAGGTGGGAAAATTTTGGCAAGGAACAGATGTTGAACCAGGTATCTACATTGTACTTGCAGGTAAAGTCAGATTACTCGATGATGCAGGTGAATTGATTGCAACCTTGGAAGTAGGACAATCATTTGGGGAATTTACCTTGTTTCGAGAGGCTGGTTTTCAAGCTTATGCAGCCAGAGCTAGTGTTAATTTACACCTAGCTTTTCTGAATGGGGAAGTGCTGTCACCATTGATAGGCAAGTTTCCGCAAATTTACGCACATTTACTTACCCAAGCACAAGCAAGAAATTCTTTGTTTGTTAAGTCTGACAATGAAACCCCATCTCCCCAGCTTGTTGAACAGCCAAGTGTCACAAGTTCTTCCCCACCACCAGCCAGTAATTCTCAGAACAAGATTAGCAAAGCCTACTTTCCCAACCCTACACAAAGAGTCGGGCATTTATGGCAACGCGTCACCAAAAGCTATCCATATTTTGCCCAGCAGAGTGCATCAGATTGCGGTGCAGCTTGTTTGGTGATGATATTTCGTTATTGGGGAAAGCGCTTTAGTGTCAATTTTGTGCGAGATATTGCCAATGTTGACCGCAACGGTGCTTCTTTACGGGGATTGTCCATTGCAGCGGAAAGTATTGGATTTAACACAAGACCCGTAAAAGCCAGTCTCGACCAATTAGCCAAGCAAAAATTACCTGCGATCGCTCACTGGGAGGGCAAACATTATATAGTTGTCTATGAAATCACCAACAAAGATGTGATAGTTGCAGACCCAGCCATTGGTCAGCGTACCCTGACTCACCGGGAATTTAAAGCAGATTGGACTGGATATGCACTGCTACTGCAACCCACAGCCCTTTTAAAAGATACGGAAGAAAGTACAACACCCTTTTGGCAATTTTTTGAGTTAATTAAACCGCACAGTTTGGTGTTACTGGAAGTCTTTTTAGCTTCCTTGTTTATCCAAATTTTTGGATTAATTACCCCTTTATTTACCCAGTTTATTCTCGATAGAGTGGTAGTGCAGCGTTCTGAGTTAACCTTAACTGCTGTAGGTTTAGGATTGCTAATTTTTAGTTTATTTCGGGTAGCACTAACAGGTTTGCGGCAATATTTACTAGACCATACTGCCAATAAGCTAGATGTCGCTTTAATTGTCGGATTTATCCGTCATACTTTGCAACTTCCTCTAAGTTTCTTTGAAACGCGTTATGTCGGAGATATTATTTCTCGCGTCCAAGAAAATCGCAAAATTCAACGCTTTCTTTCTGGAGAAGCTTTATCAATCCTCTTAGATTTACTCACAGTATTTATCTATGTAGGATTAATGTTTTGGTACAGTTGGCAAATGGCATTACTGGCTTTATTAATTATACCGCCATTCTTTTTACTAGCTTTGGTTGCAACACCCTTCCTCAAAAAGATTTCCCGTGAGATATTTAGTGCTTATAGCCAAGAAAGTAGCTATCTAATTGAAGCTATTTCTGGGGTGCGGACAGTAAAATCTACAGCCGTCGAACAAACAGTACGATGGCATTGGGAAGAGTTATTGCATAAAGCCATTAAAACTGGATTTGCTGGGCAAGTTATTAGCAATCGCTTGCAAATTTTTAGTAATGCTATTCAAGCAATTGTTACTACTGCTATGCTGTGGTTTGGAGCGCATCTAGTCATTCAAAATCAGTTAACTATTGGACAGCTTGTGGCATTTAATATGCTGTTGAATACTATTATTGCCCCATTCCAACGTTTAACAGTGTTGTGGAACCAACTGCAAGAAGTTGTAATTGCAATGGAACGCATTAATGATGTATTAGATGCCGAACCAGAGGAAAACTTACAAAAGCAAATTAAACAGAATTTACCTGCAATTAAAGGTGACATCCGCTTTGAAAATGTCACCTTTCGTTATCACTCAGAAAGTGATACTAATGTGATTGAAAACCTCAGCTTTCACATCAAACCCGGACAGATGGTAGCATTAGTAGGACGTAGTGGTTCGGGGAAAACTACGATTTCTAAGTTAGTTTTAGGCTTATATCCCCCTAGCGATGGCAAAATATTAATTGATGGATGCGATATTACTACTATTTCCTTACGTTCCTTACGCCAACAAGTTGGCGTAGTTGACCAAGATACATTTTTATTTGGCGGTACAATTCGAGACAATATTAGCTTAGGACATCCAGGTGCAAAATTAGAAGAAATCATTGCAGCCGCAACTCAAGCTGGTACTGATGAGTTCATTAAAAAATTGCCAATGGGTTATGAAACTCAAACTGGTGAAGGCGGAGGAATGCTTTCAGGAGGACAAAGACAAAGAATCGCTATAGCTAGAGCTTTATTAGGTAATCCTCGCTTATTAATTTTAGATGAGGCAACTTCCCATTTAGATACCGAATCAGAAAGAATAATTCAGAAGAATTTTAATAGAATTCTCAAGGGAAGAACTACCTTAGTAATTGCTCATCGTCTTTCCACTGTCAGAAATGCCGATTTGATTTTGGTTTTAGATAAAGGTGTGTTAATTGAAAGTGGAACTCACCAAGAATTAATGAGTAAGCGCGGACATTATTTCTATCTCAATCAACAACAGTTAGATGCATCAGCCTAA
- a CDS encoding HlyD family efflux transporter periplasmic adaptor subunit — protein sequence MSEIFNSEVVNTINDYKQSDTSSTNINQLSDDWSEHTKDLLDSLPQVWTRGILYLLLSFISISLPWAMLSKIDETGTARGRLEPKGKTFQLDSAVPGTVTSIPVKEGDLVKPGEPVMILDADLVKSDLRQSKEKLEGQLNRRSQLNLLKNQIIVSLATQRQQNQAQELEKQAQIEQAQQNLTALKNSYEIQQTEKITQVNQARQTIEQTQTANKLLENSLTSAQREVERYSKLKQAGAIPEINVVDKQDIAKDRQRLYEQSKSDIKQANLRLAEQQSSYQRTIRQAKAEIEQAYLRLKEQKRSYQTLTHAGKLAVLKSEEQLNNLDTETTTLQAEIAQTNSQINSLQLQLQQRVLKSPIAGRVFQLPIQRPGAVVQPGTMVAEIAPENSPLIMRAQMPTSESGSLRKGLPVKLKFDAYPFQDYGIIEGELLEISPTTTEIDTPNGKIAAYNLEIALKSNCISSKNKCTPLRPGDTATAEVIVRQRRIIDFLLDPFKQLQQGS from the coding sequence ATGTCCGAGATATTCAACAGCGAAGTAGTAAATACCATCAATGACTACAAACAGTCCGACACATCATCTACAAACATCAATCAATTGTCTGATGATTGGTCTGAACATACTAAAGATTTACTTGATAGCTTACCCCAAGTTTGGACTAGGGGTATTTTGTATTTGTTACTCAGTTTTATCTCTATTTCTCTACCTTGGGCGATGCTATCAAAAATAGATGAAACTGGTACAGCCAGAGGAAGACTTGAGCCAAAAGGTAAAACATTTCAGTTAGATAGTGCTGTACCAGGGACAGTTACATCTATCCCCGTCAAAGAAGGCGATCTAGTCAAACCTGGAGAACCTGTAATGATATTAGATGCAGACTTAGTTAAGTCTGATTTGCGGCAAAGTAAGGAGAAATTAGAAGGGCAATTAAATAGGCGATCGCAATTAAATCTGCTGAAAAATCAAATCATCGTCTCTTTAGCCACTCAACGCCAACAAAATCAAGCCCAAGAGTTAGAAAAACAAGCCCAAATTGAGCAAGCACAGCAAAATTTAACGGCTTTAAAAAACTCCTACGAAATTCAACAAACCGAAAAAATCACCCAAGTTAATCAAGCAAGACAAACTATTGAACAAACTCAAACAGCAAATAAATTGTTAGAAAATAGTCTAACCAGCGCCCAAAGAGAAGTAGAACGCTACAGTAAGCTTAAACAAGCCGGTGCTATTCCCGAAATTAATGTTGTTGATAAGCAAGATATCGCCAAAGACAGACAGAGATTATACGAACAAAGTAAATCAGATATCAAACAAGCTAATCTCCGTCTAGCTGAACAACAAAGTAGTTATCAGCGTACAATTCGTCAAGCCAAGGCAGAAATTGAACAAGCATATTTGCGTTTAAAGGAACAAAAACGCAGTTATCAAACATTAACTCATGCTGGAAAACTAGCAGTACTTAAAAGTGAGGAACAATTAAATAATTTAGACACAGAAACTACTACCTTACAAGCAGAAATTGCTCAAACTAATAGTCAAATCAACAGCTTGCAATTGCAATTACAGCAACGAGTCTTAAAATCTCCCATTGCAGGTAGAGTATTTCAACTCCCAATTCAGCGTCCTGGTGCAGTTGTTCAACCTGGAACAATGGTTGCAGAAATTGCTCCCGAAAATTCACCATTAATTATGCGCGCGCAAATGCCTACATCTGAGAGTGGTTCTTTACGGAAAGGATTGCCCGTAAAACTAAAATTTGATGCCTATCCTTTCCAAGATTATGGAATTATTGAAGGTGAGTTATTAGAGATTTCACCAACCACAACAGAAATCGATACACCTAATGGAAAAATCGCTGCATATAATTTAGAAATTGCCCTGAAAAGTAATTGTATTTCTAGTAAAAATAAATGTACACCTTTACGTCCTGGCGATACAGCAACCGCAGAAGTAATTGTTCGTCAGCGTCGGATTATTGACTTTTTACTAGACCCATTCAAACAGTTGCAACAAGGAAGCTAA
- a CDS encoding peptidylprolyl isomerase produces MSQPITISNQDILHIVKQYRQIPDLIEKIITHKIIEITVSKLGIQVETEELQEAADNFRLMNALETSEDTWKWLEKHALSLDDFEELVYRNLLTNKLAQHLFVDKVEPYFFENQLEYAGAVIYEVILDDEDLAMELFYAVKEGETSFYDVANQYIQDIELRRKCGYLGKVNRKDLKPEISAAVFAAKPPQLLKPIITSKGVHLIMVEEIIQPELSEKLNYQIMSEFFDEWVKRHIAKFEIIKQLD; encoded by the coding sequence ATGTCGCAACCCATCACAATCAGCAACCAAGATATTCTGCATATTGTCAAACAATACCGCCAAATCCCTGATTTAATTGAAAAGATTATTACCCATAAGATCATTGAAATCACTGTATCAAAGCTAGGGATTCAAGTAGAGACTGAGGAGTTGCAAGAAGCAGCAGATAATTTCCGTTTAATGAATGCTCTGGAAACATCTGAAGACACCTGGAAATGGTTGGAAAAACACGCTTTATCTTTAGATGATTTTGAAGAATTAGTTTACCGCAATTTGTTGACTAATAAGTTGGCTCAACATCTATTTGTAGACAAAGTTGAACCATATTTTTTTGAAAATCAACTAGAATATGCTGGTGCAGTTATATATGAAGTTATCTTGGATGATGAAGATTTAGCAATGGAGTTATTTTATGCGGTTAAAGAAGGTGAGACTAGTTTTTATGATGTAGCTAATCAATACATCCAAGATATAGAATTACGTCGAAAATGTGGATATCTAGGGAAAGTAAATCGTAAAGATTTAAAGCCAGAAATTTCTGCGGCTGTCTTTGCAGCTAAACCTCCCCAACTTCTCAAGCCAATTATTACTTCTAAGGGAGTACATTTGATTATGGTAGAAGAGATTATTCAACCAGAATTGAGTGAGAAATTAAATTATCAAATTATGTCAGAATTTTTTGACGAGTGGGTAAAGCGGCACATCGCCAAATTTGAGATTATCAAACAACTGGACTAG